One genomic segment of Pseudomonas sp. RU47 includes these proteins:
- a CDS encoding ShlB/FhaC/HecB family hemolysin secretion/activation protein produces the protein MSSPALVARLCVALLCLSPLQIAVAAPTPGDTDLIRDRQNRLLEEQQRRLEELKDLPGKDAKPAQPAAPTDTRCFPIKDIELKGADSLTERDKTRLLKPYIGECLGVPQLNELLKVITDHYIEKGLVTSRAYLPQQDLSTGHLQVLVVEGKLEGMKGAENSQLSERELAMAFPGKTGDLVNLREIEQMVDQLNRLPSNQAKMELAPGQNVGGSAVLVNNTPQKPWRVGLSRNNDGQRSTGEQQWGTTFDWDSPLGLADQLSLRGGHDAMTDHQHTSRNAMLNYSLPWGWWTFSYTYSQSEYRSQIAANLYNFKQTGDSENHQLRAERVIHRDAVSKTSLSAGLSYLRTNNFIEDSKLKLSSNRISEAQFGFNHGRRVGSAFVNFDAGMQEGIGAFDAQGSHDPGPGEPNARYRKYTATLSYLQPFKLWGESFSFSSLMTGQRSEDVLFSPQRTSLGGSSSIRGYKDQSLSGDSGGYWRNDLRWSRPVTVEWLQPVFSEYGTSLGYDQGVIQNGRYNGDQHGRMSSNSLDLFARGQHVAASVTFAHSLERPDALTEREAPIYFRLDFFL, from the coding sequence ATGTCCTCACCCGCCCTCGTGGCGAGGTTGTGCGTAGCTTTGCTGTGCCTGTCTCCACTTCAGATTGCCGTCGCCGCTCCTACCCCCGGTGACACTGACCTTATCCGTGACCGCCAGAACCGCCTGCTCGAAGAGCAGCAGCGGCGCCTCGAAGAACTCAAGGACCTGCCCGGCAAGGACGCCAAGCCTGCGCAACCGGCAGCCCCCACCGATACCCGCTGTTTCCCGATCAAAGACATCGAACTCAAAGGTGCCGACAGTCTTACCGAGCGCGACAAGACTCGCCTGCTCAAACCCTATATCGGTGAATGCCTCGGTGTGCCGCAGCTCAACGAGCTGCTCAAAGTCATCACCGATCACTACATCGAGAAAGGCCTGGTCACCAGCCGCGCCTACCTGCCGCAGCAGGATCTGTCCACCGGGCATCTGCAAGTGCTGGTGGTCGAAGGCAAACTTGAAGGCATGAAGGGGGCGGAAAACAGCCAGCTCTCGGAGCGCGAACTGGCCATGGCTTTCCCCGGCAAAACCGGTGATCTGGTCAATCTGCGCGAGATCGAGCAGATGGTCGATCAGCTCAATCGTCTGCCATCCAATCAGGCAAAAATGGAGCTGGCGCCCGGTCAGAATGTCGGTGGCAGTGCAGTGCTGGTCAACAACACCCCGCAGAAGCCATGGCGAGTCGGGCTGTCACGCAACAACGACGGCCAGCGCAGCACCGGCGAGCAACAGTGGGGCACCACGTTTGACTGGGACAGCCCGCTTGGCCTGGCCGATCAGTTGAGCCTGCGTGGCGGTCACGATGCGATGACTGACCATCAGCACACCTCCCGTAACGCCATGCTCAATTACAGTTTGCCGTGGGGCTGGTGGACGTTCAGCTACACCTACAGCCAGAGCGAATACCGCTCGCAAATCGCCGCCAACCTCTACAACTTCAAACAGACCGGCGACAGCGAAAACCATCAGTTGCGCGCCGAGCGGGTGATCCACCGCGATGCCGTCAGCAAAACCTCGCTCAGCGCTGGTCTGTCGTACCTGCGCACCAATAACTTCATCGAAGACAGCAAGCTCAAACTGAGCAGCAACCGCATCAGCGAAGCGCAGTTCGGCTTCAACCACGGTCGCCGCGTCGGCAGTGCTTTCGTCAACTTTGACGCCGGCATGCAAGAGGGCATTGGCGCCTTCGACGCTCAAGGCAGCCATGATCCGGGACCGGGTGAGCCGAATGCGCGCTATCGCAAATACACCGCCACCCTGAGCTACCTGCAGCCGTTCAAACTGTGGGGCGAGTCCTTCAGCTTCAGCAGCCTGATGACCGGCCAGCGCAGTGAAGACGTGCTGTTCAGCCCGCAACGCACCAGCCTTGGCGGCTCGTCGTCGATTCGTGGTTATAAGGACCAGTCGCTGTCCGGTGACAGCGGTGGTTACTGGCGCAATGACCTGCGCTGGAGTCGTCCGGTGACTGTCGAGTGGCTGCAACCGGTGTTCTCCGAATACGGCACTAGCCTCGGTTACGACCAGGGTGTGATCCAGAACGGTCGCTATAACGGCGATCAGCACGGGCGCATGTCAAGCAATTCGCTGGACCTGTTTGCCCGTGGTCAGCACGTCGCCGCCAGCGTGACCTTTGCCCATTCCCTGGAACGCCCGGACGCGCTGACCGAGCGTGAAGCACCGATCTATTTCCGTCTGGATTTCTTCCTCTAA